The Zonotrichia albicollis isolate bZonAlb1 chromosome 9, bZonAlb1.hap1, whole genome shotgun sequence genome has a window encoding:
- the LOC141730055 gene encoding serine/threonine-protein kinase PAK 3-like, with protein MVEREVPSWNATPVLPQLLIATGGRQKLQQPNLFSSCLRDFLSCCLQRDEARRWSAKELLQHPFVRFAEPASSLVPLIVSVKKRKETRM; from the exons ATGGTGGAACGAGAAGTTCCTTCCTGGAATGCAACTCCTGTCTTG cctcaactcctgatagccacaggaggaagacaaaagctgcagcagcccaacttattttcatcctgcctgcgtgacttcctgagctgctgcctgcagagagatgaggcgcggcgctggtctgccaaggagctcctgcag catccatttgtaagatTTGCTGAGCCTGCATCCAGCCTGGTACCActgattgtttcagtgaagaagaggaaggagacaagAATGTGA